In Helicoverpa zea isolate HzStark_Cry1AcR chromosome 3, ilHelZeax1.1, whole genome shotgun sequence, the sequence ACAAGACTGCCACTCTCCATTTACTAGTTCATTGTTACAAAATAAGCGTGTCTTTGAAGCTATATAATGCTGGCTGACAGGCTTACTAAATGCTATTGTCGTTTTCAATGGCGACAAGGCATAGACTACAATGTTTATATTTGTTCTAACAGCTCCTGTAAAATTAATGATAGTTAGAATCGATATTGTTTAAATGTAAAGCGACTGGTAATTAGTGACAGATACATGTCTTTACAAACAGCTTTCCTAAAGAAACTTTGTTATTCTCTTTAGTTTTATGACAATATGATAATAAGGAAAATTGATTGTAATCATGACTAGAATCAGGAGTTCAAATATCACTCACTAATTACCAGTCACCCTATATGTATAATGCAACATAAAGTCAACTAACTCTTAAAGACTTGTTTTGAGTCATAGTGGCTATTGTAGTTATTGAAAAATGCACCAAAAACATTACCTAAAAGCCATCTTTGATAAAACCATGCACTGGTGTCATCAGGGTCAGTGAACGCTGCACTCTGTACCATTTTTAATTCATGCTTATGATGGCTGTCCTCTATTGGTCGCCCACCTGGAAAAAACAAATCCATAAATTATTGGTGTCTAAAAAGGATTATATCACCTCGACACCAAGACTTTAAAACAATGTTAAacgaattataaaatattagtacaATAAATATGCAACTTAAAtctacggtagactgcacatcagtggtaactgtcatgtagcttaactcaatagtaataagtacgattttcctataaaactgttaccactgacctgaagttgtcTGTACTAACCTTCCAAATCTGGATAAAGTTGCACAAGCATTTTACTCCTATAGTGCCATGCAGAATAATTGGAGAAATTGTCCattagtttatcagttgtgaaGTCAAATTCATCTTTCAATGGTGTGGTGCATTGGCTTACAACAAATCTTCTGTAATCCCAAGTATGAACTGAAAGGataataagattttatttttaaaagtctgTGTTTCATCCATACTAATaagataaacatttttttgtttgccaTATTAGAATATAAAAGGCTCAGAAAGTACGTaattgttggaaagctacacactACTTGAGTagcatagactatattttatcttgatatggccagtagttcccacaggacttGGGAGAAAACCATGGGAAAACGGCTTTTTAGTATATTATGGTGGCTTGGAACAGAGCCAGTGGCTGCACAGAACTGAAAGTAGTTTAGGTGAGCAGCTGGCAGAGAAAATGTACTTGGAAATTAGGTGCAAGCCACCATTGATTTTGGCTCTATAAATACATTTGTGCCAAAGATTTATTATTGAGGCAGAATATACTTACAATTTCTCTCATCTAACTTCAAATATGTATTACAGAGAGAAAGCTCCTTCGCCCAGTCAGGGTCTGTCCTAGTGGTCAGCACCCATTCCCTCTGGTGCCAGGCACAATAGgattttggatttatttttaaacaatactcAGTCAAATGCAATTCTGCATCATACAGTTGAGACAATTCTTCTTCACTCTCATTATTTTTCCTGGAAATATTGTAAGTTTATCGGTTAATATCCATAGAccttataaattatttgttaatgTAGTAACAGGGTGATGTTTAAACCTTTTTGTGGGCATTTcgtaattttacaaataattatttcatgtaTGTACAGTCTGTGAATGCCAATATCTGATAAGTTTTAACACAAAATGCTGGGATGATAATTCACTTTTTGTAATGATAATTTGACATAGATAAGGACAATGTGTGGCAACTTATCATAAAGGCACAACGCAAAAGACATTACTTGAATATAGACAGTATTTCTCTTCTGATATTCCATAATGTACTAATATCCGGGTTGGATGACAACACTTTTCCAGTTAACTCCAATAAATCCTTATCTAATTCACCTTCTTGTCTCTGAAAGTCATATTAAATGAAGATCAATAAATGCCCAGTTCACGGTTAGTGTGTAGCAAAGGACTtagatttttcataaaaaatgaaaatttctgaaaatgcctagtttttcatttctatcatatagaatacttaaaaataagacgaaaaccaTCTGGGCACCTTTTGCCTAGGACCAACGGTTCGCTTGAAAATGAGCACTGAAGGTCAATCTAAACAAAGGCAAAGTCGACGGAGCCCCGCTATGCGGGGCTCGTACTTCtgggtggtttaaaaaaaaaaaacctaacctgtCCGAGTAGGGGTTGCCCTAAGTCACGTACGGGTCTAAATTTGATCctaatcaatacgaacaaatGCATAGTCGACGGGGCTCCTTGGTCCTAGGCAAAAAGTGCCCAGAtggttttcgtcttatttttaggtattctatATGATGGAAATGAaaagaaattatgaaaaattttctaactcccaaaagccttgcacaccctttgctacactccaACCCAGTTCACTAacaaactagtttttttttgtctttgtgGACAGTCGCTCCGAAGTACCAGATTAGaagaagaaatatattttcaaaattgaaactTACCATATGAAAAATCTTTTGCATAGCATGTTTGTAAACTTTAAGTTTCTCTTGGCGTTCTTTCTCCTTTCTCACACGTTCTTCTTCAGTTGTACGAACTTTGACTCGGCCGTGCTGAAAATTAAATGCTATCAATTCCCTTTATGttcacacaaaattatttaattttagctttTACAAAAGTAAACACATCACACTCAAAATATAACAGAATAATTGGCTGTAAGTGTACCATTTTAATTTGTCTTAGATCTGTTTAGTGTAACTTGTTATCTGATTTTGAATTTTTAGGAAAAAAGTATCTTTCTCCAAATTACTCCAAAAATCAAAATTGAGTCAGACGCCAGACACTGTCAGACAGATCAATCAGGCTAACGTCACTATTGTCATGCTATTGTCACGCATTGTATCTGTCAACTCTGTCACCTGTCACTGCGACTAGAGCTGCGACTACTTACAGTGTTGCAATTGCAAACGCAaagttttttcttctttctaagCAATACGGAGCATCATCCGCCAACACAGTCTTTCAATGTCCATGTTTCAGAAACGTAAAGGAATATCGAGAAGATAAGAGTCCGCATGAGTTTGATTTGAGTTTTGCAGTTAATGCCTCTGTTAAgtccccagtacacgttggcctgtgttgggacaagctttgcaatgcacaaatgtaggccacgatcaaatggtgtttacacattggcgcatggctcattgctgcccGGCAAACCACTTGCGTAGTACGGTAGGTAGTTACGGCTGCGgctgtttatttgtatactacactactatatttatactatactgtactactatatttatattatactacactactatacatactactttatttattgtcatacgcaacacaaaagtgtactatcctcagcggccggtgacgaactaaacattggccgaatgtgtaaa encodes:
- the LOC124645622 gene encoding geranylgeranyl transferase type-2 subunit alpha produces the protein MHGRVKVRTTEEERVRKEKERQEKLKVYKHAMQKIFHMRQEGELDKDLLELTGKVLSSNPDISTLWNIRREILSIFKKNNESEEELSQLYDAELHLTEYCLKINPKSYCAWHQREWVLTTRTDPDWAKELSLCNTYLKLDERNFHTWDYRRFVVSQCTTPLKDEFDFTTDKLMDNFSNYSAWHYRSKMLVQLYPDLEGGRPIEDSHHKHELKMVQSAAFTDPDDTSAWFYQRWLLGAVRTNINIVVYALSPLKTTIAFSKPVSQHYIASKTRLFCNNELVNGEWQSCTGRQYDVLWILKHNTEINESSDVKLEYDTEDGGIETIPGIKQNSNTYIGRGEVNFERKYSKPVIEELINQLDACRQLLAMEPDNKWTLLTTTVFLHCIDAKLYHNEVIENLHTLKTIDYLRAGYYDDLITKWSIEDQLVLDYKNNTQDLKIMFNDKITSLPHLQYYSYCENVDLSNQNLTSNVLPSLLMLQHCKKLSLENNNLTTLRKFPKLNLEVLNLKGNKELTEEEVELFKKENNCMVIF